From Streptomyces sp. Edi4, one genomic window encodes:
- a CDS encoding helix-turn-helix transcriptional regulator, whose amino-acid sequence MTLEPESLGQSRSDLAEALRRERKRAGHTQTWLAKRCNMSQTKISNIEGGKLTPTIVDVELILEALQAGGKLVPEILALARTANTEWQDDWSSLRRGLDKKQNELARLENVTREFRYFLPTMITSLLATPEYIRASVSRNSGDMSKTVAKKVERQRVLLDDSKRFTFLLTEQAVRWPLVKPVAMGMQLDHLASVSRIPTVRLGVIPLGLTPIAETPLNVFTCYDRRLVTVETATGALVLRDHRDVNAYREDFDRYEQYALFDDACRALLSEWAEIFTRQRP is encoded by the coding sequence TTGACTCTTGAACCAGAGAGCCTAGGTCAGTCCAGATCGGACCTAGCGGAAGCACTACGCAGGGAGCGTAAGCGGGCCGGGCATACTCAAACCTGGCTCGCTAAGCGCTGCAACATGTCACAAACGAAGATTAGTAACATTGAGGGTGGAAAGCTCACCCCTACCATCGTTGACGTTGAGCTGATCCTCGAAGCACTCCAAGCAGGAGGAAAGCTAGTCCCAGAGATTCTGGCTCTCGCGCGGACGGCGAACACTGAGTGGCAAGACGACTGGTCGTCCCTACGGCGGGGACTCGACAAGAAGCAGAACGAGCTAGCTCGCCTTGAGAACGTCACCCGAGAGTTCCGCTACTTCCTGCCCACGATGATCACGAGCCTCCTGGCGACGCCCGAGTACATCCGAGCAAGCGTCTCCCGGAACTCTGGCGACATGTCCAAGACGGTCGCCAAGAAGGTGGAGCGTCAGCGCGTCCTACTTGACGACTCGAAACGGTTCACGTTTCTACTGACTGAGCAGGCCGTTCGGTGGCCACTCGTCAAGCCCGTCGCCATGGGAATGCAACTCGATCATCTGGCGTCCGTGTCGCGCATCCCAACTGTACGACTCGGCGTAATCCCTCTCGGTCTCACGCCTATCGCGGAAACACCCCTGAACGTATTCACGTGCTACGACCGTCGCCTAGTTACCGTTGAGACCGCCACCGGCGCCCTCGTCCTTCGCGACCACAGAGACGTGAATGCGTACCGGGAAGACTTCGACAGATACGAGCAGTACGCCTTGTTCGATGACGCTTGCCGCGCCCTGTTGTCCGAGTGGGCAGAGATATTTACCCGACAACGCCCATAA
- a CDS encoding AAA domain-containing protein → MTAFDPGTAAAEATDAILADTLGGSSRGVVVDSPPGAGKSTLVVRAALELAAAGRPLMVVAQTNSQVDDLVVRLAEKAPDLPVGRLHSSESDPYDKVLDDLENVRKSSKAGDLAGLDVVISTSAKWAHVKDVEPWGHAIVDEAYQMRSDALLAVAGLFERALFVGDPGQLDPFAIADAGQWAGLSYDPSASAVSTLLAHNPELPQHRLPVSWRLPASAAPLVSDAFYPFTPFRSGTGHGDRRLAFAVASDGSAADRAVDEAAASGWALLELPARHTPRTDPEAVRAVALVVRRLLDRGGAATSERSPDPVPLTADRIAVGTAHRDQAAAVRSALAELGVGGVTVDTANRLQGREFDVTVVLHPLSGRPDATAFHLETGRLCVLASRHRHACVVVCRAGVTTLLDDHPSTEPVQLGVTMKFPDGWEANHAVLSHLEEHRVPWRR, encoded by the coding sequence GTGACCGCCTTCGATCCGGGTACGGCCGCGGCCGAGGCCACCGACGCGATCCTCGCCGACACCCTGGGCGGCTCCTCGCGTGGCGTCGTGGTGGACTCGCCGCCGGGCGCGGGGAAGTCGACGCTGGTGGTGCGCGCCGCGCTCGAACTGGCCGCTGCGGGGCGCCCGTTGATGGTGGTCGCGCAGACCAACTCCCAGGTCGACGACCTCGTCGTACGTCTCGCCGAGAAGGCCCCCGACCTGCCGGTGGGGCGGCTGCACAGCAGCGAGAGCGACCCGTACGACAAGGTCCTCGACGATTTGGAGAACGTACGGAAGTCGTCGAAGGCGGGCGATCTGGCGGGGCTCGACGTGGTGATCTCGACGTCCGCGAAGTGGGCGCACGTCAAGGACGTCGAGCCCTGGGGGCACGCGATCGTCGACGAGGCGTACCAGATGCGTTCGGACGCGCTGCTCGCTGTGGCCGGCCTGTTCGAGCGGGCGCTGTTCGTGGGCGATCCGGGCCAGCTCGACCCGTTCGCGATCGCCGACGCCGGGCAGTGGGCGGGGCTTTCCTACGATCCGTCGGCGAGTGCGGTCTCCACACTGCTGGCGCACAACCCGGAGCTGCCGCAGCACCGGCTGCCGGTGTCGTGGCGTCTTCCGGCGTCGGCGGCGCCTTTGGTCTCCGACGCGTTCTATCCGTTCACGCCGTTTCGCAGCGGCACGGGTCACGGCGACCGGCGGCTGGCCTTCGCTGTCGCGTCGGACGGTTCGGCGGCGGACCGGGCCGTGGACGAGGCGGCGGCGTCGGGCTGGGCCCTTCTTGAGCTGCCGGCCCGGCACACCCCGCGCACCGACCCGGAGGCGGTGCGCGCGGTCGCCCTGGTCGTACGCCGTCTCCTCGACCGGGGCGGCGCGGCGACCAGCGAGCGCTCGCCGGACCCGGTCCCGCTCACCGCGGACCGGATCGCGGTCGGCACCGCGCACCGCGACCAGGCCGCGGCGGTCCGGTCGGCCCTGGCGGAGCTCGGCGTCGGCGGGGTGACGGTGGACACCGCGAACCGGTTGCAGGGGCGGGAGTTCGACGTGACGGTCGTCCTGCACCCACTGTCGGGCCGCCCCGACGCGACGGCCTTCCACCTGGAGACGGGCCGCCTGTGCGTCCTGGCCTCCCGGCACCGGCACGCCTGCGTGGTGGTGTGCCGCGCGGGCGTGACCACCCTCCTGGACGACCACCCCTCGACGGAGCCGGTCCAGCTGGGCGTGACGATGAAGTTCCCCGACGGCTGGGAGGCGAACCACGCGGTCTTGTCCCACCTGGAGGAACACCGGGTGCCCTGGCGGCGCTGA
- a CDS encoding DUF6879 family protein: MLLDGEDWAAKFRDFQQEAWRLETLPQYRVPQEAEEIEAFLAGERIDPHAYSNEYTDDLKRIRREGKSKGRVHVVTRPLSDYLRYEFMYYRPHAWAGEDIRIMDVTGRPNPLAGVQDFWSFDRSQIVLMNYGEDGTQISREVFEGDVTPFLEYQRIAIAESVPFEEYVKGLDS, from the coding sequence GTGCTCTTGGATGGTGAGGACTGGGCAGCCAAATTCCGTGACTTCCAACAGGAAGCATGGCGACTTGAGACGCTGCCGCAGTACCGCGTCCCGCAGGAAGCAGAGGAAATCGAGGCGTTCCTGGCTGGTGAACGGATCGACCCGCACGCCTACTCGAACGAGTACACCGATGACCTGAAGCGCATTCGGCGAGAGGGGAAAAGCAAGGGGCGCGTACATGTCGTCACTCGCCCTCTGTCGGACTACCTTCGTTACGAGTTCATGTACTACCGCCCTCACGCGTGGGCTGGTGAGGACATCCGCATCATGGACGTAACCGGTCGGCCCAACCCTCTCGCGGGGGTTCAAGATTTCTGGAGCTTCGATAGGTCACAGATCGTACTCATGAACTACGGGGAAGACGGAACACAGATCAGTCGGGAAGTATTCGAAGGAGACGTAACACCGTTCCTCGAATACCAGCGAATTGCCATCGCCGAGTCGGTACCCTTCGAGGAATACGTGAAGGGCCTTGACTCTTGA